One region of Trachemys scripta elegans isolate TJP31775 chromosome 8, CAS_Tse_1.0, whole genome shotgun sequence genomic DNA includes:
- the DPH5 gene encoding diphthine methyl ester synthase isoform X3, with amino-acid sequence MNAVGCCGLQLYNFGETVSIVFWTDTWKPESFFDKIQKNKQNGMHTLCLLDIKVKEQSLENLMKGKKIYESPRYMSVNQAAEQLLAIVQNRRLQGEEPEVTENTLCVGLARVGAVDQKIASGTLQQMSTVELGGPLHSMIIASNMHPLEIDMLKLFAMDESSSEDNECQRNT; translated from the exons ttGTACAACTTTGGAGAAACAGTTTCTATAGTTTTCTGGACGGATACGTGGAAACCAGAAAGCTTTTTTGACAAGATTCAGAAGAACAAGCAGAATGGAATGCACACGCTGTGCTTACTTG ACATAAAAGTAAAGGAGCAATCTCTGGAAAACCTGATGAA AGGAAAGAAGATTTATGAATCACCACGGTACATGAGTGTGAACCAAGCTGCAGAACAGCTTCTTGCCATTGTTCAAAATAGGAGGCTTCAAGGAGAAGAACCAG aaGTTACGGAGAACACACTCTGTGTTGGCCTAGCAAGAGTGGGTGCCGTGGATCAGAAAATTGCTTCGGGCACCTTACAACAGATGTCCACAGTAGAACTAGGTGGCCCACTACATTCCATGATCATAGCAAGCAATATGCATCCTCTGGAAATAGATATGCTTAAGCTCTTTGCTATGGATGAATCTAGCTCTGAAGACAATGAATGCCAAAGGAACACTTGA